In a genomic window of Aquila chrysaetos chrysaetos chromosome Z, bAquChr1.4, whole genome shotgun sequence:
- the FST gene encoding follistatin isoform X1 has protein sequence MLNQRIHPGMLLLLMFLCHFMEDHTVQAGNCWLRQARNGRCQVLYKTDLSKEECCKTGRLTTSWTEEDVNDNTLFKWMIFNGGAPNCIPCKETCENVDCGPGKKCKMNKKNKPRCVCAPDCSNITWKGPVCGLDGKTYRNECALLKARCKEQPELEVQYQGKCKKTCRDVLCPGSSTCVVDQTNNAYCVTCNRICPEPTSPEQYLCGNDGITYASACHLRKATCLLGRSIGLAYEGKCIKAKSCEDIQCSAGKKCLWDFKVGRGRCALCDEVCPESKSDEAVCASDNTTYPSECAMKEAACSMGVLLEVKHSGSCNSINEDPEDEEEDEDQDYTFPISSILEW, from the exons ATGTTAAATCAGAGAATCCACCCGGGCATGCTCTTACTCCTGATGTTTCTGTGCCACTTCATGGAAGATCACACAGTGCAGG ctggGAACTGCTGGCTCCGGCAGGCGCGGAACGGCCGCTGCCAGGTCCTCTACAAAACCGACCTCAGCAAGGAGGAGTGCTGCAAGACCGGCCGCCTGACCACTTCGTGGACGGAAGAGGACGTCAACGACAACACGCTTTTTAAGTGGATGATTTTTAATGGGGGAGCCCCAAACTGCATCCCGTGCAAAG AAACGTGCGAGAACGTGGACTGTGGACCCgggaagaaatgtaaaatgaacaAGAAGAACAAACCTCGGTGTGTTTGTGCTCCGGATTGCTCTAATATCACTTGGAAGGGCCCCGTGTGTGGCTTAGATGGGAAAACCTACAGGAACGAGTGTGCCCTTCTCAAAGCCAGATGTAAAGAACAGCCCGAACTTGAAGTCCAGTATCAGGGCAAATGCAAAA AGACCTGTAGGGATGTTTTATGCCCAGGCAGCTCCACATGTGTAGTTGACCAAACTAATAACGCCTACTGTGTGACATGTAATCGAATTTGCCCAGAGCCTACCTCCCCTGAACAGTATCTCTGCGGGAATGACGGCATAACTTACGCCAGTGCCTGCCACCTGAGGAAAGCTACCTGCCTACTGGGCAGATCCATTGGATTAGCCTATGAAGGAAAATGCATCA aagcCAAATCCTGTGAAGACATTCAGTGCAGTGCTGGGAAGAAATGCTTGTGGGATTTTAAGGTTGGCAGAGGTCGGTGCGCCCTCTGCGATGAGGTATGCCCTGAAAGCAAGTCAGACGAGGCAGTCTGTGCCAGCGATAACACGACTTACCCAAGCGAGTGCGCCATGAAAGAGGCAGCCTGCTCCATGGGTGTGCTTCTAGAAGTAAAGCACTCTGGATCTTGCAACT CCATTAATGAAGACCCagaggatgaagaggaagatgaagacCAGGACTACACCTTTCCTATATCTTCCATTCTAGAGTGGTAA
- the FST gene encoding follistatin isoform X2 → MLNQRIHPGMLLLLMFLCHFMEDHTVQAGNCWLRQARNGRCQVLYKTDLSKEECCKTGRLTTSWTEEDVNDNTLFKWMIFNGGAPNCIPCKETCENVDCGPGKKCKMNKKNKPRCVCAPDCSNITWKGPVCGLDGKTYRNECALLKARCKEQPELEVQYQGKCKKTCRDVLCPGSSTCVVDQTNNAYCVTCNRICPEPTSPEQYLCGNDGITYASACHLRKATCLLGRSIGLAYEGKCIKAKSCEDIQCSAGKKCLWDFKVGRGRCALCDEVCPESKSDEAVCASDNTTYPSECAMKEAACSMGVLLEVKHSGSCN, encoded by the exons ATGTTAAATCAGAGAATCCACCCGGGCATGCTCTTACTCCTGATGTTTCTGTGCCACTTCATGGAAGATCACACAGTGCAGG ctggGAACTGCTGGCTCCGGCAGGCGCGGAACGGCCGCTGCCAGGTCCTCTACAAAACCGACCTCAGCAAGGAGGAGTGCTGCAAGACCGGCCGCCTGACCACTTCGTGGACGGAAGAGGACGTCAACGACAACACGCTTTTTAAGTGGATGATTTTTAATGGGGGAGCCCCAAACTGCATCCCGTGCAAAG AAACGTGCGAGAACGTGGACTGTGGACCCgggaagaaatgtaaaatgaacaAGAAGAACAAACCTCGGTGTGTTTGTGCTCCGGATTGCTCTAATATCACTTGGAAGGGCCCCGTGTGTGGCTTAGATGGGAAAACCTACAGGAACGAGTGTGCCCTTCTCAAAGCCAGATGTAAAGAACAGCCCGAACTTGAAGTCCAGTATCAGGGCAAATGCAAAA AGACCTGTAGGGATGTTTTATGCCCAGGCAGCTCCACATGTGTAGTTGACCAAACTAATAACGCCTACTGTGTGACATGTAATCGAATTTGCCCAGAGCCTACCTCCCCTGAACAGTATCTCTGCGGGAATGACGGCATAACTTACGCCAGTGCCTGCCACCTGAGGAAAGCTACCTGCCTACTGGGCAGATCCATTGGATTAGCCTATGAAGGAAAATGCATCA aagcCAAATCCTGTGAAGACATTCAGTGCAGTGCTGGGAAGAAATGCTTGTGGGATTTTAAGGTTGGCAGAGGTCGGTGCGCCCTCTGCGATGAGGTATGCCCTGAAAGCAAGTCAGACGAGGCAGTCTGTGCCAGCGATAACACGACTTACCCAAGCGAGTGCGCCATGAAAGAGGCAGCCTGCTCCATGGGTGTGCTTCTAGAAGTAAAGCACTCTGGATCTTGCAACT GA